The Panthera leo isolate Ple1 chromosome A3, P.leo_Ple1_pat1.1, whole genome shotgun sequence genome contains the following window.
CTCAGTCGCTCAGGAGTTCTTGTTGTGCGGTCCCCATGGGGACTGAGTTGTACATGTACTCTCCTTGAACCACGGTGGTTTTCAGGGAGACCACAGTCCCCTCTGCCCGCCGCTCTGCCCTGTCTCTCCTGAGACAGCGACAGGAACGGAGACCCCAGCTTTGTCTGCACGGCACCCCTGTCCCTCCTGGGGCGGGACCCTCCCCTCCCGCCACACTGGCCATAGCTGTCCCAAGCTGGGTCAGCCACAGTTCCTTCCCTGGGGATTCTGGAACTGGGACCAAGCAGGAAGGCAGCCTCCAGATGCTGCAGCTGAAAGACATAAGCTTTGGAAGCTGTTAGTGGCCATGTTTCATCTCACCACAGGGACAGTGAGCAGAGGAAGCAGGGCCCTGGTAAGACAAATGAAAGACAGGAGATGGACAGGGAGGGGATACAGAGGAGATGCAGATGGTGAGTGACAGAGTCCCTGGTTCTCGCCCCTTCCAGAGGCCCAGCTGCACCCCCGCTCTGGGACAGCACCCGCTGTCTTTTCAGTACATCTTTTCAGTATATCCACACTGCACAGAAACTACTTCAAGCAGGTTGGGAATGCCCCAGGTTCAGGCCTTTTCTGAATCTTAATTTCTGTTGAAAAGCTCAGCAACACACTCTCAGGGTTTCAAGTAATAATGCcatattgataaaataattcCCAGGCCTCTATCCCCAACTTCTCACTGGCTGTTTCTTTCCCACTTGGACGTCTTGCTATTATTTCAATCTTAACACATGTAGAACCGAACACTTCCTACCCTCCCAAAATTGGTTTGTGCTTCAGGGAAATCGTCTAAAGATTGGACCAGTGGCTGCATAATAGAATCACCAGAACACTTCAAGAAAATACTGATCCAGGCTACGGTGAacaacagaatcagaatctctatGGGGGCAGTCCAGGGCTTTGAAAACTCCCCAGGCAGGCGCAGACAGATGGAAAGTAGTGGACCAGCCCAAGGACTCCCTAGGCCCTTACTCACAGCAGACATCAATGAGGCTTTACCTGGAGCCTAGAAGCAGCCCAGAAGCCTTTCACTATGGCCACCACAAAATCAATCAGAATGGCATGAGAGATGAGATGTACCTGCCAGCCTGGACTAGAGAGAAACGGTGTAAGGATCTACGATCTTATACTTTAGAATCCAACCTACAAGAAAATGCTTGGATTAAGTGTGGCCCAGGCTTCAATCATTCtcacacaaatgtttattttctcaggTCTTAGTTTAATGAGGTGTTGACGAGAACAGTTCTCATTTGGCTTAGGACTGGAAGGACTTTAGTTTTGATTTTGCAAATTGGTTCTTACTCCCACTATgaaaaggaagggggtggggtgggaagcaTTCGTAtgtgttccttctttcttccctgatTACCCCCAAAAGAGCTTTCAAAATAATCTGCTAAGTGTTGAAGTACTGAAGTCATAAACTAGTTGCAAAAAATCGGCTTACTGGAACAACAGGAAAGACATTCTTTCGCTTTTCAAAGGCTTTCCCATCATCTAGAGCCAAAAATATTATCTTCTGACCCAAAAAGCCACTAATAAACCTTGTTTCTATAGGCCAAGCGAGAGGGATGATTTTGCCCGAAGCAAACCGTCAAAAAGAGCGAGATTGTTCTCTgggtcctcccacccccacttctgccctctcccacctcctggcaccctccacttccctcctgccctcaggCTGCCCGGGGTCCCCACCAGCTATTCTCACTCCACAGGTACCCTTCCTCCCTAAGAGCTCCCTGGCTCCAAACAAaatcttcttttctccatcccCATCCAAATCCCACATCCCAGCTAGCTGCCAGGCTCAATCCCTGAACACAGGCTCAGCGCCCACCCTCCCTTCATGAGATGGCTTGTGCGCAGAGTGCCGTGTCCCCTTCTATCTATTTAGGAGCGTGGGGAGTCCGAGAAGGCTGCCTGATGGGGGCACCCTGAGGAAAGCCAGCAGCAGAGTCTCTGCATAACTGGGGGCCTGAGGCACCAATAAAAAGTTTAATGACCGGCACTGTTATTTGTTGCTACTGATCCactgaaaagctttaaaaagctaAAACAGTAAGCTTCAGTCATGAAGACAGTTCACTTATGCGAGCCTTACTGCTCTAAACTgcaagataaattaaaatgagatgttATGTactctatttatattttaaaagacgaAGCTGTTGTCCCAAATTAACCTCTAAATAGCAGAGTGGGGAAGTAGGCATATTGCTGAGCCCTTTGTCAACTCCCCGTCTCAAAAGACCGCAACCCGCTGCGCCGCTAAggacagcagagagaggaggaaaaggcacCCCTTTTCCCTTGTTTGCTGAACTGACCCAGGCCTCTGTGGCTAGCCTGGAAGGGCTAAGAACATGACAGGAGGTGAGCAGCAGCTCTCCAAAAGGCCACACACCTCTGACTCTACATCTCTgcctacaaaataaaaacattcatcaCCTCCCTCCCTTGGGACTCTTAGCATTGGCTTCATCAGTGGCCAATGACAgtaaaaatgtttgttatttataatCGCCAATAGCATGCCGAGGCTGGGAGGACAGAGCCCCAGAGCACAGGGATTACGCTTTTAGAGTGTGATACAATTGTGGGCGGAAACACTCCAATCGTGACCTCCTTCTCCAAATACCAGAATAAGAAACAGAGATGGACAGAACCATCCGGAGGCCACGGGCCCATGTCCATGTTCACCAAAGTTCTCAATGCCCTCACTGGCTATGCCTTCCCTCCGCCTGCCCTTTAAATGCTAAATCGTCGCAGCTGTAGCCTTGGACCTCTCCTCATCTCAGCCCATGTTCTCAGCGCGGAAACTGCGTCCTCGCCCGACTTCAAGTACATCTCGACTCTCACGTGTTGATGAACACTCAGCCCAGACCCTCCTCCTGCTAGAGACCTTCTGCATACTTGGCAGAGCCACCcggtatcttttctttctttttttattttattttttaagtttacatccaaattagttagcatatagtgcaacaatgatttcaggagtaggttccttaatgccccttactcatttagctcatcccccctcccacaacccctccagcaagttctccatatttaagagtctcttatgttttgtccccctcctgttgttgtattatttttgcttcccttcccttatgttcatctgttttgtatcttaaagtcctcatatgaatgaagtcatatgatagttgtctttctccgactaatttcgcttagcatcataataccctccagttccgtccacgtagttgtaaatggcaagatttcattctttctgattgccgaacaatactccattgtatatgtatatatatatacaacatctttatccattcatccgtcgatggacatttgggctctttccatcctttggctattgttgatagtgctgctataaacatgggggtgcatgtgtccctttgaaacagcacacctgtatcccttggataaatacctagtagtgcaattgctgggtcgtagggtagttctacttttaattttttgaggaacctccatactgttttccagagtggctgcaccagtttgcattcccaccagcaatacaaaagggttcctgtttctctgcatccccatcaacatctgttgttgcctgagttgttaatgtgagccattctgacaggtgtcaggtggtatctcattgtggttttgatttgtatttccctgatgatgagtgatgttgaccatttcttcatgtgtcagttggccatctggatgtcttctttggagaagtgtctattcatgtctttgcccatttcttcactggattatttgttttttgggtgttgagttggtaagttcgttatagactttggatactaaccctttatctgagatgtcgtttgcaaatatcttctcccactccattggttgccttttagttttgctgactgtttccttcgctgtgcagaaggttttattttgatgaggtctcaacagttcattttcacttttgtttcccttgcctccagagacatgtcaagtaagaatttgctgcagccaaggtcaaagagattgttgcctgctttttcctcgaggattttgatggctccctgtcttacacttaggtctttcatccattttgagtttatttttgtgtatggtgtaagagagtggtccaggttcattcttctgcatgtcgctgtccagttttcccagcaccacttgctgaagagactgtctttattccattgactattctttcctgctttgtcaaagattagttggccatcttttcttttttaatgtttatttttgagagaaagagagagagacggagagagagagagagacagaggcagagagagagggggacagaaaatctgaagcgggctctgcactgatagcagtgagcctgatgtggggctcgaacccacaaaccgcgagattgtgaccccCATCCAAAGTcaggagctcaaccaactgagccacctaggtgcccccgaACCACCTGGATATCTTAAAGGCacctgtttaaaattttatttttttttaatgtttttatttatttttgaaggatagagagaccgagcgtgagcaggggaggagcagagagagagggagacatagaatttgaagcaggctccaggctccgagctgtcagtccagagcccgacgcggggctcgaactcacgaactgggagatcatgacctgagcagaagtcagatgcttagccgaatgagccacccaggcgccccaaaggcaCCTGTTTAAAACTGAACTCAGCACGCTCTTTCCCCAGCTACACCCCAAGTGGCTCCTTTGCCAGGGCTCCCCACTGCATCAGTAAATGGCTATGACTCTCCCAGCTACGTGAGCAGGATCTCTGGGACAGAGTCATCTCCAAGAAAAATTGATCTCCAGAATATCTTGTATGCTGTTTAGCGAGAAAAGAAACATGTGAAGCTGTATTTAATAGTATGCTATCTTTTACGTGTCAAAGGGgagaatatttatatatgcacatatgtacatacacatcacacacacacatatacacatttgcTTATgtttccaaaaagaaacaaaagaataaatcaaaataataaaaatgggggtgcccgggtggctcagttggttaagtgtccaactcttaatattggctcaggtgatgatcttgcagtcagatcaagccctacatcaggctcctcactgaacacagagcctgcttgggattctcactctccccctctctctctgcccctctccaacttgtgtgcacacatgcacacgtgctcgctctctcaaaataaataaatatttatttattaaaaatgcttatttatttatgggggggggaggaagagagagaatcccaagaagacccCATGCTATTGGCATACAGCCCGATgtaaggctcgaactcaaaaatggtgagatcatgacctgagtcgaaatcaagagtcggatgcttgactgactgagccacccaggcaccccaataaacttttttttttaatttaaaaaaataataaaaatggttacctatggagggaggaagggaatagGGTAGAGGATATTGATATTAAAGGAGACTTCTGTTTCTGAAGACAATTTTATCCTGTATCATTTTGATGTGGGAAAATGGTgtacatacacattttatatctgttaattaaatcaaaaaggaaaaacataaagaagttCAAAACAAGCTGAAACAAATTAAGCTAAATTCAGATGAGGATAGGAGTATaactatatgaaaaaaagaattactaaacACAGTACTCTGACCATACATCCCTACTGGGACATATTCTAAGGCCAAATAGAACCtcagaaaaatcttaaatttcattCTGAGTCTTACTGTTAGTAGTAAAAAACAATATAGTTTTaagttataataaatatattataagtgTGCAGAACagaatcaacataaaaaaaaacaaacaaacctgctTTCTTTAGAAAAGCCTACTTGCAAGGTTGGCCCTTGGAGGGCACGAGTGAAATTGGATTTTGGGTGGTTCCTACAATTCCCAGAACTGGTACGAGTGACTCACTGTACCTAAACCAAACAATATGGTTTATGCTGAATACCTGCTTTCCTGCTGGAAGTCTAGAATTTTGTCCATAAGCAGAGCAGCTTATGTAACCTACACTCAATATTGTTAAGTCCTAGGCAATGAGTCTCTAATGAACTTCCCTGGTAGACAATATTTCACACAACTTGATGAAGCTCCCATTGAGACCATCtgagcattaaaaaaactaaaggggtggggcgcctgggtggctcagtcggttaagcggccgacttcggctcaggtcacgatctcgcagtcgtgagttcgagccccgcgtcgggctctgtgctgacagctcagagcctggagcctgtttcagattctgtgtctccctctctctctgaccctcccccattcatgctctgtctctctctgtctcaaaaataaataaacgttaaaaaaaaaaaattaaaaaaacaaaacaaaactaaaggggcacctgagtggctcagtcagttaagtgtccgactttggctcaggtcatgatctcacagttcgtgggttcgagccccgcatcgggccctgtgcggacagctcagagcctagagcctgctttggattccatgtctccctctctctctgaccctcccccactcatgctccgtctctttctctctcagaaataaacattaaaaatttttgtaattaaaaaaactaaaaacatgtcaaatgtataaaaatatatattcaaaatgatataaaaatcaaaGTTTCATTGGTCAAGATTGGAGGCTGCTGGAGTCCAAACTTACtgctctgaaaattataaagggAAAGAAGCAATAATTTATCCAGCCTTTACTATGAATAGCATTTCAGAATAACCATACAGGCAATGAAGAAATGGTCTTCTTCACTGAAGAATTCCAGCTagtaaaagcaaaaggaaataatgGAACTTAGCAATGATCACCGAGGGATGCTAAAACGACTTAGGTGAAAGACTGGTGGGGATTTTTTAATAGAGGGATCAGCTAACACCACCTGAATCCACTGATCAATCCTAGAATCTCTAAATGTGTGACAACCAGACACATGTCCATTGATGACATACAACAGGAAGTTCACAGCACCAGCTATGAGGTGTTCTTAGCAAATAACCTGATCTGAGCTGACTCAAGCCTCTAGACTGAATTTCCAATTAATAGGAAGTATGGGGAACAGAGAAACATGTTAAATGACACCACACAGAGGCAATCAGCTAAATCCTGGATATGGATATCATAGATGACAATGACCTGCTTTCTCCAACAGATCAATGTCATGAGAAAACAGAGGGTAGTAGAAGGAGTGTGAATGGCTACAGGATAAAGAGATCTATAGGAAAATGTCAAAACCACAAAAAGCCAATCTGATCATGTCAGTCTCCTACTTAAAACCCTCTGGGCCCTGCCCACTCTTCTGGCTGCACCTCTCATCATGACCCCTCTGTGCTCTGGCCACAGTTACCTTCATTCAGTTACTTGAACTAGAGTCCTTGCAAATGCAATTCCctctccctgggggaggggcaacagGTGGGCCCCTGCCCCAGTAAAATCAGGTCCTTCCCCTTGATACACACCGGCACAAGTGCCCTGGACTTATGGCAACATGCACGCTTGTTCCATATCTGCCCTTCTCTCAAGGATTagaagctccatgaagacagataCTACATCTCGAAGCAGGATGACATGTAGTAGGCACTAAATAAAAACGTGCTTAACACAtgtgaacaaataaaatactggTCACGTGGTTCGAGGCCACTGGGTGGGAATGTGACATCGTCCCAACTGATCTTCTCTGCTGTGTTGTTTTTAGTACCTAGAACCCCGTCTGAGGAGTGGAGGCTCACAGGGAAGAACTCACCACCTCGTGGGACTTGGGAACAGGTACGATGATGGCCAGCACACAGATGAGCTGGAAGATGGCTCCCAAGAAGAGTCCGTACCGTAGCAGGTTCTCCAGGAAAGTAGGCTCGGGCACCTCGGGGGGTGAGAAGTCCAGGTCGGAGGCCATGACCTCAGCCGCCTGCTGCCTTCGGTCGGTCTCCTCTGACTCACCACCCTCCAGAGCCAACTTCTAAACACAAAGGTTAAGTGTCATGTTTCTACAACTGACTTTTAAATAGTTCCActtgcacaaacacacacaaacttgCAAGAATACATAAAGCGATTATAGTGAAATGCTAACAATTCTTGAATCTAAGTAGAATACATATGGATTGTCGTTGgactattctttcaacttttttgtgGGTCTGAAATTTTTCCAAGTTagagaaaataagtaagtaaatgcaAACACTTCAACACAAATCTCTAATCAACATACGTTTGAAGGCCAGCTATGTTTCaggttttgttcattcattcacttattcatccaattatccattcaacaaacacttactgaacACCAAGTACTGAACAGAGGGCAAAAGAGACAAATCCCTGTTCTCTTGGGGCCTACATCTCAGGGCACAGGCAGGCAATGCATCCAGACATGCTACGTCAGCTAGTGACAACTGGTTTGAACAAAACTTGAGGGTACTATTTTAATTTGTACAGGGTGACAGACAGGAAGGGCTCTGAAAGAGACAGGAATCGAGTGGCAGAGACACGAAGTGTAAGCAAACCACTGGAACGCATGAGAGAGGCAtatccaggcagagagaaaggcaagtGTCGAGGCCCTGGGGTAGGGAAATGAGTCCAAAATGTCAGAGAAGAATGCtcgggaaggaagaaagatcagaGAGGAGTGTAGGCTGACCCACTAGGACCCTGACACTTCCGAGCTGACTGAAGCCACTGAAGGGTTCTGAGCAGAcaagtgacatgatctgacttacatttttatatatatacatattttttaaatttaaattttagttaacatacagtgtaatattggttacaggtatagaattcagtgattcatcacttacatacaacacccagtgttcatcacaagtgccctccttagtacccaccacccatctagcccatctcccacccacctccctccatcaaccctcctcagtttgttctctatagttaagagtctcttgtagtttgttttactctctccttccccgcatcttcccatatgttcatctgtttggtttcttaaattccacatgagtgaaatcatatggtatctttctctgattgaaaAAGTATGCtatcttattttgcttaacattatacattctagctccatccacgtcataaatggcaagatttcattcttttggatgcctgagtaatattccattatgtatatacactacatcttctttatccgctCATCAGTCGAaggacacttgggctctctccatagtttggctattgttgataatgctactataaacattgagtTGTGCATactccttcaaatctgtatttttgtatcctgtgggtaaatacctaatactgCAATTGCTAGGCGGTagggcatttctatttttagttttttgaggaacctccccattctcccctagagtgacttacattttattttttattttttttaactttttaaaaaatgcttatttattgagagagagagagtgggagaggagcagagagagagagagagagagagagagaatcccaagcaggctccagagcgcaaagccagacatggggctcaaactcacgaaccgtgagatcatgacctgagccacaagagtcagatgcttaatcaactgagccacccaggcaccccgagtgtcTTACATTTTAAGTGGTGGGATGAGGGGGTACAGAGTAGACACAGGAGGCCAGTGAGAAGGCTACTGCCAGTAACCCAAATAAGAGATGCTGGGGACATGAATGACAGGGGGCATGGTGGTGGCCAGTGGTGACAGGTCCAGCCCCAGCCAGCTTCTGCTTTCAGCAGGGACCCCACTCCTAATACCCTGGTCAAGCCGAAAGAACTGCCTGTAGTTCTCCAAGAGCCCGGGCTCTTTCAAAATCCTGggcctcttggggcgcctgggtggctcagtcagttaagcgtccgacttcagctcaggtcatgatctcacagtctgtgagttcgagccccgcgtaaggctctgtgccgatagctcagagcctggagcctgctttggattctgtgtctccctccctctctgccctcccctgctcatgctctgtctctctgtctcaaaaataaaaataaaaacaaaatcctgggcCTCTGCCCAGGCTGCACACTCTGCCAAGAATGCCCTTTTCTGTTCTGACTGCATGGTGAAGCCCCCACTGTACCTCCAAGGCTGAGCTCAAGGGTCACCTCTCCAGCATGCCCTCCTTATTGCCATCCTCTTACCCTGGTATGACTGAACTGCTTCCCCTCGACCACGGCACCTAACAGCGTcttcctcctgcccaccccaATGAGAAAGGGGCAAACTTACTTTGGAACCAGGCccacctgactccaaagccctcTGTATTTTCAGAGATCTGTGCCACAATGCTATTTCCTGCTAAAACTGAGCTGTCCAATATGGTGGTCATGAGCCACATGCGGTTACTGAGAGCTGAAACAGAGCCGATCCAAACTGAGAGGGCTGTTAAATATATACTCAATTCAGGAGCTAGTaggaacataaaaatgtaaaatacctcaTTAACgagatttttatattgattacatgttgaaatgatatactggattaaattg
Protein-coding sequences here:
- the MANBAL gene encoding protein MANBAL isoform X2, with amino-acid sequence MASDLDFSPPEVPEPTFLENLLRYGLFLGAIFQLICVLAIIVPVPKSHEVEAEPSEPRSVEVTRKPKAAALSASKRPKKEAKKKR
- the MANBAL gene encoding protein MANBAL isoform X3 — protein: MASDLDFSPPEVPEPTFLENLLRYGLFLGAIFQLICVLAIIVPVPKSHEVLEFFSEEDHFFIACMVILKCYS